A portion of the Arcobacter arenosus genome contains these proteins:
- a CDS encoding NADP-dependent isocitrate dehydrogenase: protein MSKIIYTKVDEAPALATYSFLPIIKAFTKSSGIEMVSKDISLAGRIIANFPENLTEDQKIGDALAELGEMTQYASTNIVKLPNISASIPQLKAAIAELQEKGYKVPNYDESEEITARYSKILGSAVNPVLREGNSDRRAPSAVKNYAKNNPHRMGEWTKDSKTDVAHMTENDFYGAELSTTLEKEDNFQIAFVNKAGEKKVLKESLPLEAGEIVDATCMSAKSLQEFYQDAIDEAKKRGVLLSLHLKATMMKVSDPIMFGYAVKVYFKDLIAKHSELFDSLGVNFNNGLGDLYSKLDQVDEAKKAEILADIDAVYAKQPKLAMVNSAKGITNLHVPSDVIVDASMPAMIRGGGKMWNAEDKEEDTLAMIPDRCYAKSFQAVIDDCKENGKLDPTTMGTVPNVGLMAKKAEEYGSHDKTFQASEDGQFVVTNSAGETVFSFDAQEGDIFRMCQAKDAPIQDWIKLAVTRARLSNTPAIFWLDENRAHDAQMIKKVNKYLPDHDTTGLDISIMAPVDATKKSLERMRKGEDTISVTGNVLRDYNTDLFPILELGTSAKMLSIVPLMQGGGLFETGAGGSAPKHVQQFVEESYLRWDSLGEFMALAASFEHLANTQDNAKAQVLATTLDKATGTFLLNDKSPARKLGSIDNRGSHFYLTMYWAQELAAQNDDAELKAEFEPIAKALTENEDKIVAELVANHGKPADIGGYYLPDEEKASKAMRPSETLNSIIG from the coding sequence ATGTCAAAAATCATTTATACAAAAGTTGATGAAGCTCCAGCTTTAGCTACTTATTCTTTTTTACCAATCATTAAAGCTTTCACAAAAAGCTCTGGTATTGAAATGGTATCAAAAGATATTTCGTTAGCAGGAAGAATTATTGCAAACTTCCCTGAAAATCTAACAGAAGACCAAAAAATTGGTGATGCACTAGCAGAACTTGGTGAGATGACACAATATGCAAGTACAAATATTGTAAAACTTCCAAATATTTCTGCTTCTATTCCACAATTAAAAGCTGCTATTGCAGAATTACAAGAAAAAGGTTATAAAGTACCTAACTATGACGAGTCAGAAGAGATTACTGCTAGATACTCTAAGATTCTAGGAAGTGCTGTTAACCCAGTTCTAAGAGAAGGAAACTCAGATAGAAGAGCTCCAAGTGCAGTTAAAAACTATGCTAAAAACAACCCACATAGAATGGGAGAGTGGACAAAAGATTCTAAAACTGATGTAGCTCACATGACTGAAAATGATTTCTATGGTGCTGAATTATCTACAACTTTAGAAAAAGAAGATAACTTCCAAATTGCTTTTGTTAATAAAGCTGGTGAGAAAAAAGTATTAAAAGAATCTCTACCTTTAGAAGCTGGTGAGATTGTTGATGCAACTTGTATGAGTGCAAAATCTTTACAAGAATTTTACCAAGATGCAATTGATGAAGCTAAAAAAAGAGGTGTTTTATTATCTCTTCACTTAAAAGCTACAATGATGAAAGTTTCAGACCCAATTATGTTTGGATATGCAGTAAAAGTTTACTTCAAAGATTTAATTGCTAAACATAGTGAGTTATTTGATTCATTAGGTGTTAACTTTAATAATGGTTTAGGTGATTTATATTCTAAATTAGACCAAGTTGATGAAGCTAAAAAAGCTGAAATATTAGCTGATATTGATGCAGTATATGCTAAACAACCAAAATTAGCAATGGTAAATTCTGCTAAAGGTATTACAAACTTACACGTACCATCAGATGTTATCGTTGATGCTTCTATGCCTGCTATGATTAGAGGTGGTGGTAAAATGTGGAATGCTGAAGATAAAGAAGAAGATACTTTAGCAATGATTCCAGATAGATGTTATGCAAAATCTTTCCAAGCTGTAATTGATGATTGTAAAGAAAATGGTAAATTAGACCCAACAACTATGGGAACAGTTCCAAATGTTGGTTTAATGGCTAAAAAAGCAGAAGAGTATGGGTCACATGACAAAACTTTCCAAGCTAGTGAAGATGGACAATTTGTTGTTACAAATAGTGCAGGTGAAACTGTATTTAGTTTTGATGCACAAGAAGGTGATATTTTTAGAATGTGTCAAGCGAAAGATGCTCCAATCCAAGATTGGATTAAACTAGCAGTTACTAGAGCTAGATTATCTAATACACCAGCTATTTTCTGGTTAGATGAAAACAGAGCACATGATGCACAAATGATTAAAAAAGTTAATAAATACTTACCTGATCATGATACAACTGGTTTAGATATTTCTATTATGGCTCCTGTTGATGCAACTAAAAAATCTCTTGAGAGAATGAGAAAAGGTGAAGATACTATTTCTGTTACTGGTAATGTTCTTAGAGATTACAATACAGACCTTTTCCCAATCTTAGAGCTTGGAACATCTGCAAAAATGTTATCAATCGTTCCATTAATGCAAGGTGGAGGATTATTTGAAACTGGTGCTGGTGGTTCTGCTCCTAAACACGTACAACAATTTGTTGAAGAGTCTTACTTAAGATGGGATTCATTAGGTGAATTCATGGCATTAGCTGCTTCATTTGAACACTTAGCAAATACTCAAGATAATGCAAAAGCACAAGTTTTAGCTACTACTTTAGATAAAGCAACAGGAACATTTTTATTAAATGATAAATCTCCTGCAAGAAAACTAGGTTCAATTGATAACAGAGGTTCACACTTCTACTTAACAATGTACTGGGCACAAGAGTTAGCAGCACAAAATGATGATGCAGAACTTAAAGCTGAGTTTGAACCAATTGCAAAAGCATTAACTGAAAATGAAGATAAAATTGTTGCAGAGTTAGTTGCAAATCATGGTAAACCTGCTGATATTGGTGGATACTATTTACCAGATGAAGAAAAAGCTTCTAAAGCTATGAGACCATCAGAAACACTAAACTCAATTATTGGATAA
- the mltG gene encoding endolytic transglycosylase MltG, which translates to MPENNETPRPKKRTSKTIIISLISFNIIEMFLIASIAVLFYLNIPISSTKVLYIPKGSTSSIISYLNKNGYEMNQIDNIVIRQFGYPQSGWIDLKSQYMKKADFLYKLTKSKAALKNITLIPGETYSIFLKEIAEKFNLSEEKLKTIYDKFAYKKDGNILAETYSLPYGMKEDHLLFYLFSNTNKQYEEFSRKVFGYYDKKKWYYYITMASIIQKEAATVDEMPLVSSVIYNRLKKGMALQMDGTLNYGEYSHVKVTAQRIKEDNSSYNTYKNKGLPANPICAVSLDAIKAALFPVKSNYLYFVKDNKTGLHKFASTYNEHVNNINANRGVKKSYTKVKEIETKIDKEAKKIMETDVSKQKPSTIKDLWSNVK; encoded by the coding sequence ATGCCTGAAAATAACGAAACGCCAAGACCTAAAAAAAGAACAAGTAAAACTATTATAATTAGTTTAATAAGCTTTAACATTATTGAGATGTTCCTTATAGCATCAATTGCTGTACTTTTTTATCTTAACATACCAATAAGCTCAACTAAAGTATTGTATATTCCTAAAGGTAGTACTAGTTCTATTATATCTTATTTGAACAAAAATGGTTATGAAATGAATCAGATTGATAACATAGTAATAAGACAATTTGGTTACCCTCAAAGTGGTTGGATAGACTTAAAATCTCAATATATGAAAAAAGCAGATTTTTTATATAAATTAACAAAATCAAAAGCTGCTTTAAAAAATATAACTTTAATTCCAGGGGAAACCTATTCTATATTTTTAAAGGAAATAGCTGAAAAGTTCAATCTTTCTGAAGAAAAATTAAAAACTATATATGATAAATTTGCCTATAAAAAAGATGGGAATATCTTAGCGGAGACCTACTCTTTACCATATGGAATGAAAGAGGATCATCTATTATTTTATCTATTTTCTAATACCAATAAACAATATGAAGAATTCTCACGAAAAGTATTTGGTTATTATGATAAGAAAAAATGGTACTACTATATTACAATGGCATCAATTATCCAAAAAGAAGCTGCTACAGTTGATGAAATGCCATTAGTTTCATCGGTAATATATAATAGATTAAAAAAAGGTATGGCTTTACAAATGGATGGAACTTTAAATTATGGAGAATATTCCCATGTAAAAGTAACAGCTCAAAGAATTAAAGAAGATAATAGTTCATATAATACATATAAAAATAAAGGACTTCCTGCAAATCCAATTTGTGCAGTTAGCTTAGATGCAATTAAAGCTGCTCTTTTTCCTGTAAAAAGTAATTATCTATATTTTGTAAAAGATAATAAAACTGGATTACATAAATTTGCTTCAACATATAATGAACATGTTAATAATATTAATGCAAATAGAGGTGTTAAAAAAAGTTACACTAAAGTAAAAGAGATAGAGACAAAAATTGATAAAGAAGCTAAAAAAATCATGGAAACTGATGTTTCTAAGCAAAAACCCTCAACAATAAAAGATTTATGGAGCAATGTTAAGTAG
- a CDS encoding AsmA-like C-terminal domain-containing protein — protein MLKLIKLIIIVLLVLFLGLGVSLFSGIKIDSFSFNNFSVSQFYLKYDKKLILEIDELKINSKLLASKEDKTSQTDILNILSNVKKVLSFFKKIDVERIKIADNEFTVTLNNKLLYLDNKDINLSADLDLSASQIFLNFYSVYHKQSGLTLIGKSKLDLSKNIFNFFGTYYYEDISGEINAQVANNIFDFYVNSKNSFKSMKFLKQLFRLDSVAEAWMYDNVEGDINLEYLYGKIDIEKKQAIMDSIKGRAYIKDAKIRFNEKAKTVDTKFLTINYKNDTLYFDLENPTYNESKLYGSKVYITDLTSLQKGVVHVDLKSESMLNDDILGILKAYEINLPLKQSSGELKSRVYLKVPYLASRKMEVLGEFKLKDALLRLNNFEFKAFEADVELKDNIVDIKNSRIKHKEMLESNLSLVIDTNTSTATGEAKINSFKIQSDKESIIDAKDISTKLDVDFKESAKIDIKDLETKIDIKEKSVDIDIKDLKKIYPYSKLLDNTGIKEGDLEVKVFDENNIEFTINAKNLDYPFSKDGEKIDKLSANGTINNDLILIKTNNNDIQIVLEKEKNPLIKLNNVDLDLSNNTKKDSKDKALPNIDLQLKNSFLILDDKHKYKTSWANIYIKNKNVKFEGEALYLDLPISKNGKKVRSLELNGDYKNRIVDLITKDKKLKLKYEIDKEKITMDLEDFDVIYNTNQESDDSSKTSYYINGKNSNIIINEKYIAKADNYNFIFENYKTDIDLKYKDTTFVYHKDFEGVLSVDAKNMNDEFLNSILGKNLVQGGTVNISASGKDGKIYGTAFLEKNKILDLAILNNLLILINTSPGIINPFLVIPSVVGMATNEGFNLNGYRVIEGRVDFSYDFNSKFLNMQKITTKGNGIDFDGNATIDFDSSKIDSKLHLVFLKDYSKIVGAIPVINYVLLGDEKRVDTEVEIFGTLDDPKYKTNLVKDGVSAPVNFLKRVITSPVKLIETIGEGLSGDKKKE, from the coding sequence ATGTTAAAGCTTATTAAACTAATTATAATAGTTTTACTTGTTCTTTTTTTAGGTCTTGGCGTTTCGTTATTTTCAGGCATAAAAATTGATTCATTCTCTTTTAATAATTTTTCAGTGTCGCAATTCTATTTAAAATATGATAAAAAACTCATTTTAGAAATTGATGAATTGAAAATCAACAGTAAACTATTAGCTTCAAAAGAAGATAAAACTTCACAAACAGATATTTTAAACATTTTATCAAATGTAAAAAAAGTATTAAGTTTTTTTAAAAAAATAGATGTAGAAAGAATAAAAATCGCTGATAATGAGTTTACAGTTACTTTAAATAATAAACTTCTTTATTTAGATAATAAAGATATAAATCTTTCTGCTGATTTAGATTTGAGTGCTTCTCAAATATTTTTAAATTTTTATTCAGTTTATCATAAACAAAGTGGTTTGACATTAATTGGAAAGTCAAAACTAGATTTATCAAAAAATATATTTAATTTTTTTGGTACATATTATTATGAAGATATTTCTGGAGAGATAAACGCCCAAGTAGCTAATAATATATTTGATTTTTATGTAAATTCAAAAAACTCATTTAAGTCAATGAAATTTTTAAAACAGTTATTTAGACTTGATAGTGTTGCAGAAGCTTGGATGTATGATAATGTTGAAGGAGATATTAATCTTGAGTATCTATATGGAAAGATTGATATTGAAAAAAAGCAAGCTATTATGGATTCTATAAAAGGTAGAGCCTATATAAAAGATGCAAAAATTAGATTTAATGAAAAAGCAAAAACTGTTGATACTAAATTTTTAACAATTAATTATAAAAATGATACTTTATATTTTGATTTAGAAAATCCAACATATAATGAAAGTAAACTTTATGGTAGTAAGGTTTATATAACAGATTTAACAAGTTTACAAAAGGGTGTCGTTCATGTTGATTTAAAATCAGAATCGATGCTAAATGATGATATTTTAGGTATTTTAAAAGCTTATGAAATAAATCTTCCATTAAAACAGTCAAGTGGAGAATTAAAATCAAGGGTTTATTTAAAAGTTCCATATCTTGCTTCAAGAAAAATGGAGGTATTGGGTGAGTTTAAATTAAAAGATGCATTATTAAGACTTAATAATTTTGAATTTAAAGCCTTTGAAGCTGATGTTGAATTAAAAGATAATATTGTAGATATTAAAAATTCACGTATTAAACATAAAGAGATGTTAGAAAGCAACTTATCTTTAGTTATTGATACAAATACTTCAACTGCTACAGGTGAAGCAAAAATAAATAGTTTTAAAATTCAAAGTGATAAAGAATCTATTATCGATGCAAAAGATATAAGCACTAAGCTTGATGTAGATTTTAAAGAATCAGCAAAAATTGATATAAAAGATTTAGAAACAAAAATTGATATAAAAGAAAAATCAGTAGATATCGATATTAAAGATTTAAAAAAGATTTATCCTTACTCTAAATTACTTGATAATACAGGGATAAAAGAGGGTGACTTAGAAGTAAAAGTTTTCGATGAAAACAACATCGAGTTTACAATAAATGCAAAAAACTTAGATTATCCATTTAGTAAAGATGGTGAAAAAATAGATAAATTAAGTGCTAATGGTACTATTAATAATGATTTAATTCTTATTAAAACAAACAATAATGATATACAAATAGTTTTAGAAAAAGAAAAAAATCCACTAATAAAATTAAATAATGTAGATTTAGATTTATCAAATAACACTAAAAAAGATTCAAAAGATAAAGCTTTACCAAATATAGATTTACAACTTAAAAACTCTTTTTTAATTTTAGATGATAAACATAAATATAAAACCTCATGGGCAAATATTTATATTAAAAATAAAAATGTAAAATTTGAAGGTGAAGCTCTTTATTTAGATTTACCAATATCAAAAAATGGTAAAAAAGTTAGAAGTTTAGAGTTAAATGGTGATTATAAAAATAGAATTGTTGATTTGATTACAAAAGATAAAAAATTAAAATTAAAATATGAAATTGACAAAGAAAAAATCACTATGGATTTAGAAGATTTTGATGTTATTTACAATACTAATCAAGAATCAGATGATTCTTCTAAAACTTCATATTATATAAATGGAAAAAATTCAAATATTATAATAAATGAAAAATATATAGCAAAAGCGGATAATTATAATTTTATATTTGAAAATTATAAGACTGATATTGACTTAAAATATAAAGATACAACATTTGTTTACCATAAGGATTTTGAAGGTGTTTTAAGTGTTGATGCAAAAAATATGAATGATGAGTTTTTAAATTCAATTTTAGGAAAAAACTTAGTACAAGGTGGAACTGTAAATATTAGTGCATCTGGTAAAGATGGGAAAATATATGGAACGGCATTTTTAGAAAAGAATAAAATCCTTGATTTAGCAATCTTAAATAATCTATTAATATTAATTAATACTTCACCTGGAATCATAAATCCATTTTTAGTAATACCTTCGGTTGTTGGGATGGCTACAAATGAAGGGTTTAATTTAAATGGTTATAGAGTTATTGAAGGAAGAGTAGATTTCTCTTATGATTTTAACTCTAAGTTTTTAAATATGCAAAAGATTACTACAAAAGGTAATGGTATCGATTTCGATGGAAATGCAACAATAGATTTTGATAGTTCAAAAATTGATTCAAAACTTCATTTAGTATTTTTAAAAGATTATTCTAAAATTGTTGGTGCTATACCTGTTATTAATTATGTACTTTTAGGGGATGAAAAAAGAGTAGATACTGAAGTTGAAATATTTGGAACCCTAGATGACCCAAAATATAAAACCAATTTAGTGAAAGATGGAGTTTCTGCACCAGTTAATTTTTTAAAAAGGGTTATTACTTCTCCTGTTAAATTGATTGAAACAATTGGTGAAGGACTTAGTGGAGATAAAAAGAAAGAGTAG
- a CDS encoding ABC transporter permease: MNKKLVNFIVKKYLKFDKKNPFISISAILAFIGVAIGVMVLMISMAIMNGTAKEFESKLFTMNYPLSIYPKFSNSVNEELLKDLEKEYPKLKFSPYLSSQVIIQNGDNMNGGMIFGVDSKKESQINSIYEKAVKGLNLSKYDIIVGDGIRENLFLSPGEKVTLYFTSLNPTGLSMMPKLKRFTYENSFKSGLHAYDKAYMYTTIEALQTLTKKGKGNFDGIHVYSDNAMKDIVPLKEFLRDYGAGVIGWWQQNGNFFAAMQMEKKALFIVLMLIILVASLNIISSLLMTVMSRRKEIALLLSMGASYKEIKQIFLKLGTIIGFSGIVVGVLLGFSGMWILDTFEIISLPADVYGTSKLPLDLSSMDFISIIIGASIIVLLSSYYPAKKATNIDVIDVLRNE; encoded by the coding sequence TTGAATAAAAAATTAGTAAACTTTATTGTCAAAAAATATTTAAAGTTTGACAAAAAAAATCCATTTATTTCAATAAGTGCCATTTTGGCATTTATTGGAGTTGCCATTGGTGTAATGGTCTTAATGATTTCTATGGCTATTATGAATGGTACTGCAAAAGAGTTTGAAAGTAAACTTTTTACAATGAATTATCCTTTATCTATCTATCCTAAATTTTCTAATAGTGTTAATGAAGAGTTATTAAAAGATTTAGAAAAAGAGTATCCAAAGCTAAAGTTTTCTCCATATTTAAGTTCTCAAGTTATTATTCAAAATGGTGATAATATGAATGGAGGTATGATTTTTGGCGTTGATTCAAAAAAAGAATCACAAATTAACTCTATTTATGAAAAAGCAGTAAAAGGCTTAAATCTATCAAAATATGACATAATTGTTGGTGACGGAATAAGAGAAAACCTATTTTTATCTCCTGGTGAAAAAGTAACTTTATATTTTACTTCGCTGAATCCAACTGGTCTTTCTATGATGCCAAAATTAAAAAGATTTACATATGAGAACTCATTTAAATCTGGTCTTCACGCCTATGATAAAGCTTATATGTATACTACTATTGAAGCCTTACAAACCTTAACAAAAAAAGGTAAAGGTAATTTTGATGGTATTCATGTTTATAGTGATAATGCAATGAAAGATATTGTTCCTCTAAAAGAGTTTTTAAGAGACTATGGAGCGGGAGTTATTGGTTGGTGGCAACAAAATGGTAACTTTTTTGCAGCAATGCAGATGGAGAAAAAGGCTTTATTTATTGTCTTAATGTTAATTATTCTTGTGGCATCACTAAATATTATATCTTCACTTCTTATGACAGTTATGAGTAGAAGAAAAGAGATTGCCCTACTTTTATCTATGGGTGCTTCATATAAAGAGATTAAACAAATATTTTTAAAACTTGGTACAATAATTGGATTTTCAGGGATTGTTGTTGGAGTTTTACTAGGATTTAGTGGAATGTGGATACTTGATACCTTTGAAATAATCTCCCTACCAGCAGATGTTTATGGAACCTCAAAACTACCACTAGATCTTTCAAGTATGGATTTTATCTCAATTATTATTGGCGCTTCAATAATTGTTCTTTTATCTTCATATTATCCAGCAAAAAAAGCTACAAATATTGATGTAATTGATGTATTAAGAAACGAGTAG
- the secA gene encoding preprotein translocase subunit SecA encodes MINIFSSIFGTSNDREVKKYKKRANAITALESKYESMSDEELQNAFNELKELIKSEQKSLDDVLNDSFAITREASKRVLGMRHYDVQLIGGMVLHEGRIAEMKTGEGKTLVATLPVTLNAMTGKGVHVVTVNDYLASRDAVELEPLYNFLGYSVGAIVGSIRDDGQRKEQYSADITYGTNNEFGFDYLRDNMNYDLEEKVQREHSFVIVDEVDSILIDEARTPLIISGPTNHKSADYAKSNEIALKLEKGELIEPKSADEKPYSTGDFTVDEKNKAILITEKGIEKAEQLYGVDNLYSLENAILSHHLDQALKANYVFVKDVDYVVKDNEVIIVDEFTGRLSEGRRFSEGLHQALEAKEGVVIQDESQTLADITFQNYFRMYDKLAGMTGTAQTEATEFAEIYNLDVVSIPTNVPVQRIDKNDLIYKSEREKFEAVSKKIKEYHEKGQPVLVGTASIEKSEHLHNLLTKQKIPHTVLNAKQHEKEGKIIEDAGQKGAVTIATNMAGRGVDIKLPKECLDLGGLAIIGTERHESRRIDNQLRGRAGRQGDVGESQFYLSLEDNLLRIFGSDKIKGIMERIGIEEGEHIESKMVTRAVENAQKKVETMHFEARKHILEYDDVANKQRKVIYAFRNDLLNPDYDITSKLDENRLEYVQNLLANAEIIEGMPSEDFNYDFVITKLKEELNLVVELEHVESKDYLELEQKLVNIITEVYNQKMSIAAPEQRHEIERILYLQILDKAWREHLYSMDTLKTGIGLRGYNQKDPLVEYKKESYNMFVELIGSIKHEVIKVLFTVQLQSNEDAQKEQEALEKMKEQMEESIEDIVTNIDQEAVISSEKKIARNEPCPCGSGKKYKQCCGKSGPKRGLVAGN; translated from the coding sequence ATGATTAATATTTTTTCGAGTATATTTGGAACATCAAATGATAGAGAAGTAAAAAAATACAAAAAAAGAGCAAATGCAATTACAGCACTTGAAAGCAAATATGAATCGATGAGTGATGAAGAGCTTCAAAATGCATTTAACGAATTAAAAGAGTTAATTAAAAGTGAACAAAAAAGTTTAGATGATGTATTAAACGATTCATTTGCTATTACAAGAGAAGCTTCTAAAAGAGTTTTAGGAATGAGACACTATGACGTGCAGTTAATTGGTGGTATGGTTTTACATGAGGGTAGAATTGCAGAGATGAAAACAGGTGAAGGTAAAACTTTAGTTGCTACTCTTCCTGTTACATTAAATGCCATGACTGGAAAAGGTGTGCATGTTGTTACAGTAAATGATTACTTAGCTTCAAGGGATGCTGTAGAATTAGAACCTCTTTATAACTTTTTAGGGTATTCTGTTGGTGCTATTGTTGGAAGCATTAGAGATGATGGTCAAAGAAAAGAGCAATATAGTGCAGATATTACTTATGGTACAAACAATGAGTTTGGATTTGATTACCTAAGAGATAATATGAACTATGACTTAGAAGAAAAAGTTCAAAGAGAACATAGCTTTGTAATCGTAGATGAAGTTGACTCAATTTTAATCGATGAAGCAAGAACTCCATTAATTATTAGTGGACCAACAAACCACAAAAGTGCAGATTATGCAAAATCAAACGAGATTGCACTTAAACTTGAAAAAGGTGAATTAATTGAACCTAAATCAGCTGATGAAAAACCATATTCTACTGGAGATTTTACAGTTGATGAAAAAAACAAAGCTATTTTAATCACAGAAAAAGGTATTGAAAAAGCTGAACAACTTTATGGAGTTGACAATTTATATTCTCTTGAAAATGCTATTTTATCTCACCACTTAGACCAAGCACTTAAAGCAAACTATGTATTTGTAAAAGATGTTGATTATGTTGTAAAAGATAATGAAGTTATCATTGTTGATGAATTTACAGGAAGACTTAGTGAAGGAAGAAGATTCTCTGAGGGATTACACCAAGCACTTGAAGCAAAAGAAGGTGTTGTAATTCAAGATGAATCACAAACATTAGCTGATATCACTTTCCAAAATTACTTTAGGATGTATGACAAACTAGCTGGTATGACAGGTACAGCACAAACAGAAGCAACAGAGTTTGCTGAAATTTATAATCTTGATGTTGTATCAATACCAACAAATGTTCCTGTTCAAAGAATTGATAAAAATGATTTAATCTACAAAAGTGAAAGAGAAAAATTTGAAGCTGTAAGTAAAAAGATTAAAGAATACCATGAAAAAGGACAACCTGTTCTTGTTGGTACAGCATCAATTGAAAAATCAGAACATCTACATAATCTTTTAACAAAACAAAAGATTCCCCATACAGTATTAAATGCTAAGCAACATGAAAAAGAGGGAAAAATCATTGAAGATGCAGGTCAAAAAGGTGCTGTTACAATTGCTACAAATATGGCCGGTAGAGGTGTTGATATTAAGTTACCAAAAGAGTGTCTAGACCTTGGAGGTTTAGCAATTATAGGAACTGAAAGACATGAATCAAGAAGAATTGATAACCAGTTAAGAGGTAGAGCAGGACGACAAGGTGACGTTGGTGAATCTCAATTTTATCTATCATTAGAAGATAACCTATTAAGAATTTTTGGAAGTGATAAAATCAAAGGTATCATGGAAAGAATTGGTATTGAAGAGGGTGAACATATTGAATCTAAGATGGTAACAAGAGCTGTAGAAAATGCTCAGAAAAAAGTTGAAACAATGCACTTTGAAGCAAGAAAACATATCTTAGAGTATGATGATGTTGCAAATAAACAAAGAAAAGTTATATATGCATTTAGAAACGATCTTTTAAACCCAGATTACGATATCACTTCTAAGCTTGATGAAAATAGACTGGAATATGTTCAAAATTTATTAGCAAATGCTGAGATTATAGAGGGTATGCCATCAGAAGACTTTAATTATGACTTTGTAATCACTAAACTAAAAGAGGAATTAAACCTAGTAGTTGAACTAGAGCATGTTGAGTCAAAAGATTATTTAGAATTAGAGCAAAAACTTGTAAATATTATCACAGAAGTTTATAATCAAAAAATGAGTATTGCTGCACCTGAACAAAGACATGAGATTGAAAGAATTTTATACTTACAAATCCTTGATAAAGCATGGAGAGAGCATTTATATTCAATGGATACATTAAAAACAGGTATTGGTCTTAGAGGATATAACCAAAAAGATCCACTTGTTGAATATAAAAAAGAATCATACAATATGTTTGTTGAGTTAATTGGAAGTATCAAACATGAAGTAATTAAAGTATTATTTACGGTTCAATTACAAAGTAATGAAGATGCACAAAAAGAGCAAGAAGCATTAGAAAAAATGAAAGAGCAAATGGAAGAATCTATTGAGGATATTGTAACAAATATTGATCAAGAAGCAGTAATTTCAAGTGAAAAGAAAATTGCTAGAAATGAACCTTGTCCTTGTGGTTCTGGTAAAAAATATAAACAATGTTGCGGTAAAAGTGGACCTAAAAGAGGTTTAGTAGCAGGAAACTAA
- the lolA gene encoding LolA-like outer membrane lipoprotein chaperone: MVYRVFLVTVMLLSFSFAAFDKGNIKSFEADFLQIVTNESGKKIEYKGQVFIKNNGKVLWKYFEPVKKNVYLINDLVIVDEPELEQAIYTKLEKNIDIIKLLKDAKQIETNLYESFLYDVKYLIKIQEDNISSLSYKDELANSIEIKFLNIKQNIDIDEKTFQFLAPDYYDIIEK, encoded by the coding sequence ATGGTTTATAGAGTCTTTTTAGTTACCGTGATGTTATTATCTTTTTCATTTGCTGCATTTGATAAAGGAAATATTAAAAGTTTTGAGGCAGATTTTTTACAAATAGTTACAAATGAATCTGGTAAAAAAATTGAATATAAAGGTCAAGTTTTTATTAAAAACAATGGAAAAGTTTTATGGAAATATTTTGAGCCAGTTAAAAAAAATGTATATTTGATAAATGATTTGGTAATCGTTGATGAACCAGAATTAGAACAAGCAATTTATACAAAACTAGAAAAAAATATTGATATTATTAAACTTTTAAAAGATGCAAAACAGATTGAAACAAATCTTTATGAATCCTTTTTGTATGATGTAAAATATCTTATCAAAATACAAGAAGATAATATCTCTTCATTGTCTTATAAAGATGAATTGGCAAACTCTATTGAAATTAAGTTTTTAAATATTAAACAAAATATTGACATAGATGAGAAGACTTTTCAGTTTTTAGCCCCTGATTATTACGATATTATAGAAAAATAA